One window from the genome of Clarias gariepinus isolate MV-2021 ecotype Netherlands chromosome 15, CGAR_prim_01v2, whole genome shotgun sequence encodes:
- the LOC128543411 gene encoding kelch-like protein 21 isoform X3, protein MTEANKEDILIHEEIQEDSEDLVPDAVLQVETATFFVNRKRLAQLSPYFRALFFGGGRESSKRHIEIKGVDLDHFRSLMDYTQNLRLHLDRRNVLGVLETANFLQVEKARLLCCKFLERELHLSNCLGMMAYAWQLGCLELYAAAREVVLTHLPALASEEDFMHLSKETIADLLASDDLFVPREDLAFEVTLRWATYDPSREDDFLELAGLVRPEDLSLPYITDLLTKMKSSDPRAKLIYKLNDHIPTSWAMGRSMPRTRSREMLFVLGGSHEQDQQSLYQFNPRSGRWQSLPPLQRKCLTQYSVAAVGNNIVVTGGYFRDVLWYSVDWVRIYECSNERWVDGPALQKSRHSHCSVALEFQVFVLGGSMDEGLVPDVESYDLLTTELNGAIYLLGGKALRLDIDTDEWTILDEELLDRKFFTACSTVNGQIYLISERKFNKVHTNMVLFDPYTDTCIEMTDAIPCPVPIRGYVTVRLMDR, encoded by the exons ATGACTGAAGCCAACAAAGAGGACATTTTGATCCATGAAGAGATCCAAGAGGATAGTGAAGATTTGGTACCAGATGCTGTTCTTCAAGTGGAGACAGCGACATTTTTTGTAAACCGAAAGCGACTGGCCCAACTGAGTCCCTACTTCCGAGCACTGTTTTTtggaggagggagagagagcagcaaGAGGCACATTGAAATCAAAGGTGTAGATTTGGATCATTTTCGCAGTCTTATGGATTACACCCAGAACCTCAGATTACATCTTGACAGAAGAAACGTCCTGGGAGTTCTTGAAACTGCAAATTTTCTTCAGGTGGAAAAAGCCAGGCTTTTATGTTGCAAGTTCCTGGAGAGAGAGTTACACCTGAGCAACTGTTTGGGCATGATGGCCTATGCTTGGCAGCTAGGCTGTCTGGAGCTTTATGCTGCTGCTCGAGAAGTGGTTCTCACCCACCTGCCAGCTTTAGCTTCTGAGGAGGACTTTATGCACCTCTCTAAAGAGACCATTGCTGACCTTCTTGCTAGCGATGACCTTTTTGTACCACGGGAGGACCTGGCCTTTGAAGTTACTTTGCGCTGGGCAACATATGACCCTAGTCGTGAGGATGATTTCCTGGAGTTGGCAGGATTAGTTAGACCTGAGGATTTGAGTCTCCCATATATCACAGATCTTCTAACCAAGATGAAAAGTTCTGACCCTCGTGCCAAGCTTATCTATAAACTGAACGATCATATCCCCACCAGCTGGGCCATGGGCAGGTCAATGCCCAGAACTCGTTCAAGAGAGATGCTTTTTGTGCTTGGTGGATCTCATGAGCAGGACCAGCAGTCTCTTTATCAGTTCAACCCACGCAGTGGAAGGTGGCAGTCTTTGCCACCTTTACAAAGAAAATGCCTAACACAGTactcagtagcagcagtag GTAACAACATTGTGGTGACTGGTGGCTACTTCCGGGATGTTCTGTGGTACAGCGTGGACTGGGTTCGGATTTATGAGTGCAGCAACGAGCGCTGGGTGGATGGTCCAGCACTGCAGAAATCCAGGCACAGCCACTGTTCAGTGGCACTTGAGTTTCAGGTCTTTGTGTTGGGAGGCAGCATGGATGAGGGGCTTGTGCCTGATGTGGAGAG TTATGACCTTCTTACCACTGAACTCAATGGTGCCATCTATCTGCTTGGAGGTAAGGCTCTGCGGCTAGACATTGATACTGATGAGTGGACTATTCTGGATGAGGAACTTCTAGACAGAAAGTTCTTCACTGCCTGTTCTACTGTGAATGGACAAATCTACTTGATTAGTGAGAGAAAGTTTAACAAAGTTCATACAAACATGGTACTCTTTGACCCTTACACTGACACTTGTATAGAAATGACTGATGCAATACCATGTCCAGTCCCCATACGAGGTTATGTCACAGTTCGCTTAATGGACAGATGA
- the LOC128543411 gene encoding kelch-like protein 24 isoform X2: MTEANKEDILIHEEIQEDSEDLVPDAVLQVETATFFVNRKRLAQLSPYFRALFFGGGRESSKRHIEIKGVDLDHFRSLMDYTQNLRLHLDRRNVLGVLETANFLQVEKARLLCCKFLERELHLSNCLGMMAYAWQLGCLELYAAAREVVLTHLPALASEEDFMHLSKETIADLLASDDLFVPREDLAFEVTLRWATYDPSREDDFLELAGLVRPEDLSLPYITDLLTKMKSSDPRAKLIYKLNDHIPTSWAMGRSMPRTRSREMLFVLGGSHEQDQQSLYQFNPRSGRWQSLPPLQRKCLTQYSVAAVGNNIVVTGGYFRDVLWYSVDWVRIYECSNERWVDGPALQKSRHSHCSVALEFQVFVLGGSMDEGLVPDVERLVLGADCWDSVSPMIRAVERAAAVAMGSCIYVACGLDENGEVYSGIQSYDLLTTELNGAIYLLGGKALRLDIDTDEWTILDEELLDRKFFTACSTVNGQIYLISERKFNKVHTNMVLFDPYTDTCIEMTDAIPCPVPIRGYVTVRLMDR, encoded by the exons ATGACTGAAGCCAACAAAGAGGACATTTTGATCCATGAAGAGATCCAAGAGGATAGTGAAGATTTGGTACCAGATGCTGTTCTTCAAGTGGAGACAGCGACATTTTTTGTAAACCGAAAGCGACTGGCCCAACTGAGTCCCTACTTCCGAGCACTGTTTTTtggaggagggagagagagcagcaaGAGGCACATTGAAATCAAAGGTGTAGATTTGGATCATTTTCGCAGTCTTATGGATTACACCCAGAACCTCAGATTACATCTTGACAGAAGAAACGTCCTGGGAGTTCTTGAAACTGCAAATTTTCTTCAGGTGGAAAAAGCCAGGCTTTTATGTTGCAAGTTCCTGGAGAGAGAGTTACACCTGAGCAACTGTTTGGGCATGATGGCCTATGCTTGGCAGCTAGGCTGTCTGGAGCTTTATGCTGCTGCTCGAGAAGTGGTTCTCACCCACCTGCCAGCTTTAGCTTCTGAGGAGGACTTTATGCACCTCTCTAAAGAGACCATTGCTGACCTTCTTGCTAGCGATGACCTTTTTGTACCACGGGAGGACCTGGCCTTTGAAGTTACTTTGCGCTGGGCAACATATGACCCTAGTCGTGAGGATGATTTCCTGGAGTTGGCAGGATTAGTTAGACCTGAGGATTTGAGTCTCCCATATATCACAGATCTTCTAACCAAGATGAAAAGTTCTGACCCTCGTGCCAAGCTTATCTATAAACTGAACGATCATATCCCCACCAGCTGGGCCATGGGCAGGTCAATGCCCAGAACTCGTTCAAGAGAGATGCTTTTTGTGCTTGGTGGATCTCATGAGCAGGACCAGCAGTCTCTTTATCAGTTCAACCCACGCAGTGGAAGGTGGCAGTCTTTGCCACCTTTACAAAGAAAATGCCTAACACAGTactcagtagcagcagtag GTAACAACATTGTGGTGACTGGTGGCTACTTCCGGGATGTTCTGTGGTACAGCGTGGACTGGGTTCGGATTTATGAGTGCAGCAACGAGCGCTGGGTGGATGGTCCAGCACTGCAGAAATCCAGGCACAGCCACTGTTCAGTGGCACTTGAGTTTCAGGTCTTTGTGTTGGGAGGCAGCATGGATGAGGGGCTTGTGCCTGATGTGGAGAGGTTAGTGCTGGGAGCAGACTGTTGGGACTCTGTTAGTCCCATGATACGGGCAGTAGAAAGAGCAGCTGCTGTTGCCATGGGATCCTGCATCTATGTGGCTTGTGGTTTGGATGAAAATGGAGAAGTATACAGTGGAATTCAGAG TTATGACCTTCTTACCACTGAACTCAATGGTGCCATCTATCTGCTTGGAGGTAAGGCTCTGCGGCTAGACATTGATACTGATGAGTGGACTATTCTGGATGAGGAACTTCTAGACAGAAAGTTCTTCACTGCCTGTTCTACTGTGAATGGACAAATCTACTTGATTAGTGAGAGAAAGTTTAACAAAGTTCATACAAACATGGTACTCTTTGACCCTTACACTGACACTTGTATAGAAATGACTGATGCAATACCATGTCCAGTCCCCATACGAGGTTATGTCACAGTTCGCTTAATGGACAGATGA
- the LOC128543411 gene encoding kelch-like protein 24 isoform X1: protein MACENQVAERKHSDPGTKDSLMTEANKEDILIHEEIQEDSEDLVPDAVLQVETATFFVNRKRLAQLSPYFRALFFGGGRESSKRHIEIKGVDLDHFRSLMDYTQNLRLHLDRRNVLGVLETANFLQVEKARLLCCKFLERELHLSNCLGMMAYAWQLGCLELYAAAREVVLTHLPALASEEDFMHLSKETIADLLASDDLFVPREDLAFEVTLRWATYDPSREDDFLELAGLVRPEDLSLPYITDLLTKMKSSDPRAKLIYKLNDHIPTSWAMGRSMPRTRSREMLFVLGGSHEQDQQSLYQFNPRSGRWQSLPPLQRKCLTQYSVAAVGNNIVVTGGYFRDVLWYSVDWVRIYECSNERWVDGPALQKSRHSHCSVALEFQVFVLGGSMDEGLVPDVERLVLGADCWDSVSPMIRAVERAAAVAMGSCIYVACGLDENGEVYSGIQRFKTVVNQWDVVSYSPFPRYDLLTTELNGAIYLLGGKALRLDIDTDEWTILDEELLDRKFFTACSTVNGQIYLISERKFNKVHTNMVLFDPYTDTCIEMTDAIPCPVPIRGYVTVRLMDR, encoded by the exons ATGGCTTGTGAAAACCAAGTGGCAGAGAGAAAACATTCAGATCCAGGGACTAAGGATAGTTTAATGACTGAAGCCAACAAAGAGGACATTTTGATCCATGAAGAGATCCAAGAGGATAGTGAAGATTTGGTACCAGATGCTGTTCTTCAAGTGGAGACAGCGACATTTTTTGTAAACCGAAAGCGACTGGCCCAACTGAGTCCCTACTTCCGAGCACTGTTTTTtggaggagggagagagagcagcaaGAGGCACATTGAAATCAAAGGTGTAGATTTGGATCATTTTCGCAGTCTTATGGATTACACCCAGAACCTCAGATTACATCTTGACAGAAGAAACGTCCTGGGAGTTCTTGAAACTGCAAATTTTCTTCAGGTGGAAAAAGCCAGGCTTTTATGTTGCAAGTTCCTGGAGAGAGAGTTACACCTGAGCAACTGTTTGGGCATGATGGCCTATGCTTGGCAGCTAGGCTGTCTGGAGCTTTATGCTGCTGCTCGAGAAGTGGTTCTCACCCACCTGCCAGCTTTAGCTTCTGAGGAGGACTTTATGCACCTCTCTAAAGAGACCATTGCTGACCTTCTTGCTAGCGATGACCTTTTTGTACCACGGGAGGACCTGGCCTTTGAAGTTACTTTGCGCTGGGCAACATATGACCCTAGTCGTGAGGATGATTTCCTGGAGTTGGCAGGATTAGTTAGACCTGAGGATTTGAGTCTCCCATATATCACAGATCTTCTAACCAAGATGAAAAGTTCTGACCCTCGTGCCAAGCTTATCTATAAACTGAACGATCATATCCCCACCAGCTGGGCCATGGGCAGGTCAATGCCCAGAACTCGTTCAAGAGAGATGCTTTTTGTGCTTGGTGGATCTCATGAGCAGGACCAGCAGTCTCTTTATCAGTTCAACCCACGCAGTGGAAGGTGGCAGTCTTTGCCACCTTTACAAAGAAAATGCCTAACACAGTactcagtagcagcagtag GTAACAACATTGTGGTGACTGGTGGCTACTTCCGGGATGTTCTGTGGTACAGCGTGGACTGGGTTCGGATTTATGAGTGCAGCAACGAGCGCTGGGTGGATGGTCCAGCACTGCAGAAATCCAGGCACAGCCACTGTTCAGTGGCACTTGAGTTTCAGGTCTTTGTGTTGGGAGGCAGCATGGATGAGGGGCTTGTGCCTGATGTGGAGAGGTTAGTGCTGGGAGCAGACTGTTGGGACTCTGTTAGTCCCATGATACGGGCAGTAGAAAGAGCAGCTGCTGTTGCCATGGGATCCTGCATCTATGTGGCTTGTGGTTTGGATGAAAATGGAGAAGTATACAGTGGAATTCAGAGGTTTAAGACTGTGGTCAACCAGTGGGATGTAGTCTCCTATTCTCCATTTCCACG TTATGACCTTCTTACCACTGAACTCAATGGTGCCATCTATCTGCTTGGAGGTAAGGCTCTGCGGCTAGACATTGATACTGATGAGTGGACTATTCTGGATGAGGAACTTCTAGACAGAAAGTTCTTCACTGCCTGTTCTACTGTGAATGGACAAATCTACTTGATTAGTGAGAGAAAGTTTAACAAAGTTCATACAAACATGGTACTCTTTGACCCTTACACTGACACTTGTATAGAAATGACTGATGCAATACCATGTCCAGTCCCCATACGAGGTTATGTCACAGTTCGCTTAATGGACAGATGA